The Candidatus Nanoarchaeia archaeon DNA window TTTGAAACAGGCAGAGTTCTTCCTTAAAGAAGCAGAGGAATTATTAGATCTGAAAAAGAAGCACATAGCAGCATTATCCTTATATAATGCGTTCTTCCATGCAGCAAGGTCATTATTGTTTAAGGACGGAATCAAAGAAAGAAGCCATTATTG harbors:
- a CDS encoding HEPN domain-containing protein; this encodes MTYLINEKECFQKGLLRKTSPQLDLAKKDLKQAEFFLKEAEELLDLKKKHIAALSLYNAFFHAARSLLFKDGIKERSHY